Proteins from one Desulfovibrio sp. Fe33 genomic window:
- the iorA gene encoding indolepyruvate ferredoxin oxidoreductase subunit alpha encodes MANPLLGDTPGDTHLLLGNEAIVRGAVEAGIQVVTCYPGTPSSEVPDTFYRISPDGNYYFEYSVNEKVALEVAGGATLAGAMTMCTMKHVGVNVAADPLMTLCYVGAPGGLMLLSADDPGCHSSQNEQDNRIYARLGGMPVLEPASAQEAKDMARDGLRISKKHGAPLLLRTTTRVNHLRGPVEFGPAPAPAKPEGFKRNPSHFVPIPAFSRPMHIRLMERMEALREEAENSPYNTVTGTGGFGIVCSGISRAYVADALENSGLADKVKVLELGFTNPLPERLCLDFLKSVKTVLVVEELEPVLENDLRVLAQKNGLSVEIKGKDVLPRNGEFTVTMVENVIREALGEAPVPTCECGLPDLPGRPPNLCAGCPHRGTYFAARKVFGDEAVYSSDIGCYTLGLLPPLQTADFLVCMGSSISAGGGLAKASGQTVVAFIGDSTFFHSGLTGIANAVFNSHDVLIVILDNRTTAMTGHQPNPGVDRTVLGDNDHPLDIESAVRGLGVTEVRTVNPFNQKKTMAAMEELKEMSGVRVLIAKEPCPLYTRRVYKKVAPQVAYVSESCTGRFDCLDKLACPAMYKEGGKAAVNPILCNGCMLCLQVCGHIKAKKRGS; translated from the coding sequence ATGGCAAATCCGCTCTTGGGTGACACCCCCGGCGACACCCATCTGCTCCTCGGCAACGAAGCCATCGTGCGCGGCGCCGTGGAAGCGGGCATCCAGGTGGTGACCTGCTACCCCGGCACCCCCTCCAGTGAAGTGCCCGACACGTTCTATCGCATTTCGCCCGACGGCAACTACTACTTCGAATACTCGGTCAACGAGAAGGTCGCCCTGGAAGTCGCGGGCGGCGCGACTCTGGCCGGAGCCATGACCATGTGCACCATGAAGCACGTGGGCGTAAACGTGGCCGCCGACCCCCTCATGACCCTGTGCTACGTCGGCGCGCCCGGCGGCCTCATGCTTCTGTCCGCCGACGATCCCGGCTGCCACTCCAGCCAGAACGAGCAGGACAACCGCATCTACGCCCGGCTGGGCGGTATGCCGGTGCTGGAGCCCGCTTCGGCGCAGGAAGCCAAGGACATGGCCCGCGACGGCCTGCGCATTTCCAAAAAGCACGGCGCGCCGCTGCTTCTGCGCACCACCACCCGCGTGAACCATCTGCGCGGCCCGGTGGAATTCGGCCCGGCCCCGGCCCCGGCCAAGCCCGAGGGCTTCAAGCGCAACCCGTCCCATTTCGTGCCCATTCCGGCCTTTTCCCGGCCCATGCACATCCGCCTCATGGAACGCATGGAAGCACTGCGCGAGGAAGCCGAGAACTCCCCGTACAACACCGTGACCGGCACCGGCGGCTTCGGCATCGTCTGCTCCGGCATCAGCCGCGCCTACGTGGCCGACGCCCTGGAGAATTCCGGCCTGGCCGACAAGGTCAAGGTCCTGGAGCTCGGGTTCACCAACCCCCTGCCCGAACGCCTGTGTCTCGACTTCCTCAAGTCCGTGAAAACGGTCCTGGTGGTCGAGGAACTGGAGCCGGTCCTGGAGAACGATCTCCGCGTCCTGGCCCAGAAGAACGGGCTGTCCGTCGAGATCAAGGGCAAGGACGTCCTGCCCCGCAACGGCGAATTCACCGTCACCATGGTGGAGAACGTCATCCGCGAGGCCCTCGGCGAAGCGCCAGTGCCCACCTGTGAATGCGGTCTGCCCGATCTGCCCGGCCGTCCGCCGAACCTGTGCGCGGGCTGCCCGCACCGCGGCACCTACTTCGCCGCCCGCAAGGTCTTCGGCGACGAGGCGGTCTATTCCTCGGACATCGGCTGCTACACCCTCGGCCTGCTGCCCCCGTTGCAGACCGCCGACTTCCTGGTGTGCATGGGTTCCTCCATCTCGGCGGGCGGCGGACTGGCCAAGGCCTCAGGACAGACCGTGGTCGCATTCATCGGCGACTCCACCTTCTTCCATTCCGGCCTGACCGGCATAGCCAACGCCGTCTTCAACTCCCATGACGTGCTCATCGTCATTCTGGACAACCGGACCACGGCCATGACCGGCCACCAGCCGAACCCCGGCGTGGACCGCACCGTTCTCGGCGACAACGACCATCCGCTGGACATCGAGTCCGCTGTGCGCGGCCTGGGCGTCACCGAAGTCCGCACGGTCAATCCGTTCAACCAGAAGAAGACCATGGCCGCCATGGAAGAACTCAAGGAAATGTCCGGCGTGCGCGTGCTCATCGCCAAGGAGCCCTGTCCGCTCTACACCCGCCGGGTCTACAAGAAGGTCGCTCCGCAGGTGGCCTACGTGTCCGAATCCTGCACCGGCCGTTTCGATTGCCTGGACAAGCTGGCGTGCCCGGCCATGTACAAGGAAGGCGGCAAGGCCGCGGTCAACCCCATCCTGTGCAACGGCTGTATGCTCTGCCTCCAGGTCTGCGGACACATCAAAGCCAAGAAGAGAGGCAGCTAA
- a CDS encoding tetratricopeptide repeat protein, whose amino-acid sequence MAATNPVQPDVLADIEARTPVSLHPVLEAAFKYRKQLIAAVCVILVVTVAYAGFKAYNSSAAATAQEQLGDIMVSSTGADRLAKLEAMLGGVPSSVLPAVTLEAAQTAMTVGDYAKAEGYWNDLIGMTDGEMRFVARLGKAKAMTLAGHGADALKEMKGLAQEATEAYTVPVYRQLALAAEAAGDKAEALAAYKKLDAENIGDKPFIEYKISQLENE is encoded by the coding sequence ATGGCTGCAACCAATCCCGTCCAACCCGACGTGCTGGCCGATATCGAGGCGCGCACGCCCGTATCCCTGCACCCCGTTCTCGAAGCCGCATTCAAGTACCGCAAGCAGCTCATCGCCGCGGTCTGCGTCATCCTGGTCGTGACCGTCGCCTACGCGGGCTTCAAGGCTTACAACTCCAGCGCCGCCGCTACCGCCCAGGAACAGCTCGGCGACATCATGGTTTCCTCCACCGGAGCCGACAGACTGGCCAAACTCGAAGCCATGCTCGGCGGCGTTCCGTCCTCCGTTCTGCCCGCCGTCACCCTTGAAGCGGCCCAGACCGCCATGACCGTAGGCGACTACGCCAAGGCCGAAGGCTACTGGAACGACCTGATCGGCATGACCGACGGCGAGATGCGCTTCGTCGCCCGCCTCGGCAAGGCCAAGGCCATGACCCTGGCCGGACACGGCGCCGACGCCCTCAAGGAAATGAAGGGATTGGCCCAGGAGGCCACCGAAGCCTACACCGTCCCGGTCTACCGCCAGCTCGCCCTGGCCGCCGAGGCCGCCGGAGACAAGGCCGAAGCCCTGGCCGCCTACAAGAAGCTGGACGCCGAGAACATCGGCGACAAGCCGTTCATCGAGTACAAGATTTCCCAGCTGGAAAACGAATAA
- a CDS encoding glutamate-5-semialdehyde dehydrogenase, producing MDIREQMVEMGKRAKAASRKLSASSGKARQDALLILADLLESEAPAIGEANRLDLDAAAERGLDKARVQRLTISEKVLNSMIKGCRDVAAMADPVGEIESMVKRPNGMLVGRMRVPLGVVAMIYESRPNATVDAGILCLKAGNAVILRGGSEAFHSNTCLAGLMHRALEQAGLPRDAVQVPSTTDREAVTELLKLEEYIDVVIPRGGEGLIRAVTSQATMPVLKHYKGVCHIFADAGCDVAKAVPIVENAKMQYPSGCNALECLLVHKDAAGELLPRVAEAIGPKGVKFKACPGSLPLLGKYAEPAVDADWGFEFLDLVLAVKIVDGLDEAMDHIARYGSNHTEAILSEDYAHCMRFIREVDASLVVANATTRFNDGAQLGLGAEIGISTSKLHAYGPMGIKELTSAKFVLLGEGQIRE from the coding sequence ATGGACATTCGCGAACAGATGGTGGAGATGGGCAAGCGCGCCAAGGCGGCGTCGCGCAAGCTTTCCGCGTCCTCGGGCAAGGCCCGGCAGGACGCCTTGCTGATTCTGGCCGACCTGCTGGAATCCGAGGCCCCGGCCATCGGTGAGGCCAACCGGCTCGATCTCGACGCGGCGGCGGAGCGCGGACTGGACAAGGCGCGCGTACAGCGGCTGACCATTTCCGAGAAGGTCCTCAATTCCATGATAAAGGGATGCCGCGACGTGGCGGCCATGGCGGACCCCGTGGGCGAGATCGAGTCCATGGTCAAGCGGCCCAACGGAATGCTCGTGGGCCGTATGCGCGTGCCCCTCGGCGTGGTGGCCATGATCTACGAATCCCGGCCCAACGCCACGGTTGACGCGGGCATCCTCTGCCTCAAAGCGGGCAACGCGGTCATCCTGCGCGGCGGTTCCGAGGCCTTCCACTCCAACACCTGCCTCGCCGGGCTCATGCATCGCGCCTTGGAGCAGGCCGGACTGCCTCGCGACGCGGTTCAGGTGCCGTCCACCACGGATCGCGAGGCCGTGACCGAATTGCTCAAACTGGAAGAGTACATCGACGTGGTCATCCCGCGCGGCGGCGAAGGGCTCATCCGCGCCGTGACCAGCCAGGCGACCATGCCGGTTCTCAAGCACTACAAGGGCGTGTGCCACATATTTGCCGATGCCGGGTGCGACGTGGCCAAGGCCGTGCCCATTGTCGAGAACGCCAAGATGCAGTACCCGAGCGGCTGCAACGCCCTGGAATGCCTGCTCGTCCACAAGGACGCGGCCGGGGAGTTGCTGCCCAGGGTGGCCGAGGCCATCGGCCCCAAGGGCGTGAAGTTCAAGGCGTGTCCCGGTTCACTGCCCCTGCTCGGGAAATACGCCGAGCCCGCGGTGGATGCGGATTGGGGTTTCGAGTTCCTGGATCTGGTTTTGGCGGTCAAGATCGTGGACGGACTGGACGAGGCCATGGACCACATCGCCCGGTACGGCTCCAACCACACGGAAGCCATCCTGTCCGAGGACTACGCCCACTGTATGCGTTTCATCCGCGAGGTGGACGCCTCCCTGGTAGTGGCCAACGCGACCACCAGGTTCAACGACGGAGCCCAGCTCGGCCTCGGCGCGGAGATCGGCATTTCCACTTCCAAGCTCCACGCCTATGGTCCCATGGGCATCAAGGAGCTGACCAGCGCCAAGTTCGTTCTGCTGGGCGAAGGGCAAATCCGCGAATAG
- the nadD gene encoding nicotinate (nicotinamide) nucleotide adenylyltransferase produces the protein MKIGILGGSFNPVHTGHVRMAVEVHEQLGLDRVELVPAAEPPHKPSGGLLPFELRLDLVRRAIEGIPGLGANPLEAERSGPSFTCDTLTCYRTERPDNELYFILGASTFLELRNWRRGLEIPTLASLVVVNRWEAAEAVAGFVAEQWPEATLEGEGVWRMPGGNEIRLLDIPRLDIKGGHIRRRWLDRRNLSLLVPDGVRALLEDRAEEIARCWGERRTI, from the coding sequence GTGAAGATCGGCATACTCGGCGGCAGTTTCAACCCGGTGCATACCGGCCATGTGCGCATGGCGGTGGAGGTTCACGAGCAGCTCGGCCTGGACCGGGTCGAGTTGGTTCCGGCCGCCGAACCGCCCCATAAGCCAAGCGGGGGGCTGCTGCCCTTCGAGCTGCGGCTGGATTTGGTGCGCCGGGCCATCGAAGGCATTCCCGGGTTGGGAGCCAATCCGCTGGAGGCGGAGCGGTCCGGCCCGTCGTTCACCTGCGACACCCTGACATGCTACCGCACCGAGCGGCCTGACAATGAGCTGTATTTCATCCTGGGCGCGTCCACCTTTCTGGAGCTGCGCAATTGGCGTCGCGGGTTGGAAATACCGACTCTGGCGTCACTCGTGGTGGTCAACCGATGGGAGGCCGCGGAGGCGGTGGCCGGATTCGTGGCCGAGCAGTGGCCCGAGGCGACGCTTGAGGGCGAGGGCGTTTGGCGGATGCCCGGGGGCAACGAGATCAGGTTGCTGGACATACCCCGTCTGGACATCAAGGGCGGGCATATCCGACGCCGCTGGTTGGACCGCCGCAACTTGAGCCTGCTTGTCCCGGATGGCGTGCGGGCGTTGCTTGAGGACCGTGCCGAAGAAATCGCGCGATGCTGGGGAGAACGCCGGACGATCTGA
- a CDS encoding glycosyltransferase family 9 protein — MDSRAAEQPAVAFRLGHMGDVALATGVLAHWHETAGTSFIFVTREANLPLLENHPAVAGTVGLSKADLTDAGWFRRTGELARQYAGNVLVDLHGTLRSRLLALRWHGEVRRYPKFSLTRRLFERTRAERFRRRLEALNVPQRYALALDETAPPREALLPRIYLTETEKSDAARRLAPIAKNRPLVALHPYATHPAKQWPAENWLRLCALLDAADVNWFVVGRSENPLRKGHDRDLTNATNLRETCGLLHEADLLVTGDSGPMHLACGVSTPVVAIFGPTAKVWGFYPAGPEDVVLERELPCRPCSLHGARQCPRGFECMTQTTPESVFDAVHASLGKYLR; from the coding sequence ATGGATTCACGCGCAGCAGAGCAACCCGCCGTGGCCTTCCGCCTCGGGCACATGGGCGACGTGGCGCTGGCCACGGGCGTCCTGGCCCACTGGCATGAAACGGCCGGAACCTCCTTCATTTTCGTGACCAGGGAGGCCAACCTGCCCCTGCTGGAAAACCATCCCGCCGTGGCCGGAACCGTGGGCCTTTCCAAAGCCGACCTGACCGACGCGGGGTGGTTTCGCCGCACCGGCGAACTGGCCCGGCAATATGCCGGAAACGTCCTTGTGGACCTGCACGGCACATTGCGTTCCCGCCTGCTCGCCCTGCGCTGGCATGGAGAGGTGCGCCGCTACCCCAAATTCAGCCTGACCCGCCGCCTGTTCGAGCGCACCCGCGCCGAACGGTTCCGGCGCAGGCTCGAAGCCCTCAACGTCCCCCAGAGATACGCCCTGGCGCTGGACGAAACCGCGCCCCCGCGCGAAGCCCTGCTCCCGCGCATTTACCTGACCGAGACCGAAAAGTCAGACGCGGCCCGGCGGCTCGCCCCCATCGCGAAGAACAGACCTCTGGTCGCCCTGCACCCTTACGCCACCCACCCGGCCAAACAGTGGCCCGCCGAGAACTGGCTGCGGCTGTGCGCCCTGCTCGACGCAGCGGACGTCAACTGGTTCGTGGTGGGCAGAAGCGAAAATCCGCTCCGCAAAGGGCACGACCGCGACCTGACAAACGCCACGAACCTGCGCGAGACCTGCGGGCTGCTTCACGAGGCCGATCTGCTGGTCACGGGCGATTCCGGCCCCATGCACCTGGCCTGCGGCGTATCCACGCCGGTTGTCGCCATTTTCGGTCCCACGGCCAAAGTCTGGGGATTCTACCCGGCCGGACCCGAGGACGTCGTCCTGGAACGGGAGCTGCCCTGCCGCCCCTGCTCCCTGCACGGGGCCAGGCAATGCCCCAGGGGCTTCGAGTGCATGACCCAAACCACGCCGGAGTCGGTCTTCGACGCGGTCCACGCCTCGCTCGGCAAATATCTTCGATAA
- a CDS encoding hemolysin family protein, with product MVELILAVGVAVFVSAFCSVAEAALYSMSWADIQKLKDSGRKSALLLHSLRSKIDEPITAILTLNTCAHTAGAAVAGWAWAKLYGDDTLWLFTLCFTVIILIFTEIMPKTIGVLYSDVIAPILARPLKGMVWVFKPIIAVMGLLSKAVKHRESKPDHTEDDIRAIVSLTRRSGVIKPYEETSIRNILSLDCKTVRQIMTPRTVVFSLSSDMTVAQAREEHPNWPHSRIPVFDEDPEDIVGVVYRRVVLEALADDKDELKLADIMRPVRFVLETVTLDKLLVQFLGSRMHLAVVLDEYGGVAGVVTLEDVLEEILGSEIVDETDQVVDMRELARTQRDELTRARNGSADKK from the coding sequence ATGGTTGAACTAATTCTCGCCGTCGGCGTGGCCGTCTTCGTGTCTGCGTTTTGTTCCGTGGCCGAAGCGGCTCTTTACTCCATGAGTTGGGCCGACATTCAGAAGCTCAAGGACAGCGGCCGCAAGTCCGCGCTTTTGCTTCATAGTCTCCGTTCGAAAATCGATGAGCCCATCACGGCCATCCTGACGCTGAACACCTGCGCGCACACCGCGGGAGCCGCCGTGGCCGGGTGGGCCTGGGCCAAATTGTACGGCGACGACACGCTTTGGCTCTTTACACTTTGCTTTACAGTAATTATTCTCATCTTCACGGAGATCATGCCGAAGACCATCGGTGTGCTCTATTCGGATGTGATCGCTCCCATTTTGGCTCGTCCCCTCAAGGGGATGGTCTGGGTGTTCAAGCCGATCATCGCGGTCATGGGGCTGTTGTCCAAGGCCGTGAAGCATCGGGAGTCCAAGCCGGACCACACCGAGGACGACATCAGGGCCATCGTCAGCCTGACGCGGCGTTCCGGGGTGATAAAGCCGTATGAGGAGACGTCCATTCGGAACATCCTCTCCCTGGACTGCAAGACGGTCCGGCAGATCATGACCCCGAGGACCGTGGTTTTTTCCCTGTCGTCGGACATGACCGTGGCCCAGGCCCGGGAGGAACATCCGAACTGGCCCCACAGCCGCATCCCGGTCTTTGACGAGGACCCGGAGGACATTGTGGGCGTGGTCTATCGGCGGGTGGTGCTCGAAGCCCTCGCCGACGACAAGGACGAGCTCAAGCTGGCCGACATCATGCGTCCGGTGCGGTTCGTTCTGGAGACCGTCACCCTGGACAAGCTCCTGGTGCAGTTTCTGGGCAGCCGGATGCATCTGGCCGTGGTCCTGGACGAATACGGCGGGGTGGCCGGGGTGGTCACGCTGGAAGATGTCCTCGAAGAGATCCTCGGCAGCGAAATTGTTGACGAGACCGACCAGGTGGTGGATATGCGGGAACTTGCCCGCACGCAGCGCGACGAATTGACCCGCGCCCGCAACGGTTCGGCGGATAAGAAATAG
- a CDS encoding cytochrome c maturation protein CcmE, giving the protein MAKSSNKIVYAVALALFLGGLSYLIFSGLTQDSVYFLNVTEALAQDRAEIGNARLFGKVSPAGLSIADGKLGADFDLVDKMQGDKALRVQYKGALPDTFKADVEVIVEGKFSPDGRVFVARTLVTKCPSKYEEQSKEMEMQKGQAG; this is encoded by the coding sequence ATGGCCAAGAGTTCCAACAAGATCGTGTACGCCGTCGCCCTGGCGCTGTTCCTGGGCGGCCTTTCCTATCTCATCTTCTCGGGCCTGACCCAGGATTCGGTGTATTTTCTCAACGTGACCGAGGCCCTGGCGCAGGATCGGGCCGAGATCGGCAACGCACGCCTGTTCGGCAAGGTGTCGCCCGCCGGGCTGTCCATCGCCGACGGCAAGCTCGGAGCCGATTTCGATCTGGTGGACAAGATGCAGGGAGACAAGGCGTTGCGGGTGCAGTACAAGGGCGCCTTGCCGGACACCTTCAAGGCGGATGTCGAGGTCATCGTGGAGGGGAAGTTCTCCCCGGACGGCCGTGTCTTCGTGGCCAGGACCCTTGTGACCAAGTGCCCTTCAAAGTATGAAGAACAGAGCAAAGAGATGGAGATGCAGAAGGGGCAGGCTGGTTAG
- a CDS encoding heme lyase CcmF/NrfE family subunit, which produces MHLTGYVGLLFSLLAFLFLAGFSGFAAWSRKEGALNVIERGQFIAACGVIFSTLILLVALTSRDYSFRYVYNNVDNALSFVYTLTALWGGREGSLLSWELIIAISGMIFVATPGYKSFSSETKLYFWMFFLTVQGFFLLLLTGWSNPFIEIIPAPGDGRGLNPLLRNPGMIFHPPLLFMGFALYTIPACAALASSIASEKKSWIKVVRNWNILSWVFLTAGIILGGWWSYMELGWGGYWAWDPVENASLIPWFAGTAVLHTAIIESRRNALQRTNVFLMSLTFILCIFSTYLTRSGVIDSLHTFGESGVAQPLFWSMIFFLVLTLMVVFLSERLTHRSLSDFVSRQGMLVIAAWFLLALGMVVALGTMWPVISRLWTSSPMGLDAHFYNRVCLPFMGLLVLIFCFCPWLGWKGGVRNMKGLGAVGAVLVAAFAGFYFSGMTNVLAALTAAASVAAVVGIVLLFILYPTMRASRHAWGAYGVHLGLVLLALGVAFSGPYKTEREVVLAQGESVEIGDFTVTYSGLHEDRNVGDILARATATLAVSKDGREIGVLKPDKRIYKNFTNQQFAEASIIPSFGDELYATLLGLTEDDKASFKISVNPLVNWIWIGGTLMCLLGFLLLRRIPRPGEVS; this is translated from the coding sequence ATGCATCTGACCGGATACGTCGGTTTACTCTTTTCCCTGCTCGCCTTTCTCTTTCTCGCCGGGTTTTCCGGTTTCGCCGCTTGGTCCAGAAAAGAGGGAGCCCTGAACGTCATCGAGCGGGGCCAGTTCATCGCCGCCTGCGGCGTCATCTTTTCCACGCTTATCCTGCTGGTGGCCCTGACCTCCAGGGACTACTCCTTCCGCTACGTCTACAACAACGTGGATAATGCGCTGTCCTTCGTCTACACCCTGACGGCTTTGTGGGGCGGGCGTGAAGGATCGCTTCTGAGCTGGGAGCTGATTATCGCCATATCCGGCATGATTTTCGTGGCGACGCCCGGCTACAAGTCGTTCAGCTCCGAAACCAAGCTCTATTTCTGGATGTTCTTCCTGACCGTGCAGGGCTTCTTCCTGCTCCTGCTCACCGGCTGGTCCAATCCGTTCATCGAGATCATTCCGGCTCCCGGCGACGGGCGCGGCCTCAACCCGCTCCTGCGCAACCCCGGTATGATCTTCCATCCGCCGCTTCTGTTCATGGGCTTCGCCCTCTACACCATTCCCGCCTGCGCGGCGTTGGCCTCGTCCATAGCCAGCGAGAAAAAATCGTGGATCAAGGTGGTCCGCAATTGGAACATCCTTTCCTGGGTCTTCCTGACTGCGGGCATCATCCTGGGCGGCTGGTGGTCCTACATGGAACTCGGATGGGGCGGCTACTGGGCCTGGGACCCGGTCGAAAACGCCTCCCTGATCCCCTGGTTCGCTGGAACCGCCGTGCTGCATACGGCCATCATCGAGTCCAGGCGCAACGCCTTGCAGCGGACAAACGTCTTCCTGATGTCCCTGACCTTCATCCTGTGCATCTTTTCCACCTATCTGACCCGGTCCGGAGTCATCGACTCGCTGCACACCTTCGGCGAGTCAGGCGTGGCCCAGCCCCTGTTCTGGTCCATGATCTTCTTCCTGGTCCTTACCCTGATGGTCGTCTTCCTGTCCGAGCGTCTGACCCACCGCTCCCTGTCCGACTTTGTCAGCCGTCAGGGGATGCTGGTCATTGCGGCCTGGTTCCTGCTCGCGCTTGGCATGGTTGTCGCCCTGGGAACCATGTGGCCTGTCATCAGCAGGTTGTGGACCTCGTCGCCCATGGGGCTCGACGCCCATTTCTACAACCGCGTCTGCCTGCCGTTCATGGGGCTGCTGGTGCTCATCTTCTGCTTCTGCCCCTGGCTGGGCTGGAAGGGCGGCGTCCGCAACATGAAGGGGCTTGGCGCGGTGGGCGCGGTGCTTGTCGCCGCCTTTGCCGGGTTCTACTTCTCGGGCATGACCAACGTGCTGGCGGCCCTGACCGCCGCCGCCTCTGTGGCCGCCGTCGTCGGCATCGTCCTGCTCTTCATCCTGTATCCGACCATGCGCGCCTCGCGCCACGCCTGGGGCGCTTACGGCGTCCACCTCGGCCTGGTGCTTCTTGCGCTCGGCGTGGCCTTCTCCGGGCCGTACAAGACCGAGCGCGAGGTTGTTCTGGCGCAGGGCGAGTCCGTGGAAATAGGCGATTTCACCGTGACCTATTCCGGTCTGCACGAGGACCGCAACGTGGGCGATATCCTGGCCCGGGCCACGGCGACACTCGCCGTGTCCAAGGACGGCCGGGAGATCGGCGTGCTCAAGCCCGACAAGCGCATCTACAAGAACTTCACCAACCAGCAGTTCGCCGAGGCGTCCATCATTCCGAGTTTCGGCGATGAGCTGTACGCCACGCTGCTCGGCCTCACCGAGGACGACAAGGCCAGCTTCAAGATCAGCGTCAACCCGCTGGTCAACTGGATCTGGATCGGCGGCACCCTCATGTGTCTGCTTGGTTTCCTTCTGCTCCGGCGTATTCCCCGACCCGGCGAGGTCAGCTAG
- the ccmA gene encoding heme ABC exporter ATP-binding protein CcmA, producing the protein MSDSGKSLLAVKRAAKFYGNKLVFKEVSFEVLPGRILLVAGPNGAGKSTLMRIMAGLSKPSAGEVTLNLEPEDVAYLGHATFIYPGLTALENLRFWGAMYGLTPSRDELMALLARVGLERAAEEKAGSFSRGMAQRLNLARIYQADPKLIFLDEPGTGLDPASLRRLRQEITSLRDRGVSVVWISHHVTEDAALADDVLALGGRKVEYFGPASGFTPEGAC; encoded by the coding sequence ATGAGCGATTCGGGCAAGTCGCTGCTCGCAGTGAAGCGGGCGGCAAAGTTCTACGGAAACAAGCTCGTCTTCAAGGAGGTCTCCTTCGAGGTCCTGCCCGGCAGGATTCTCCTGGTGGCCGGTCCCAACGGGGCGGGCAAATCCACGCTCATGCGCATCATGGCCGGGTTGAGCAAGCCGTCGGCGGGCGAGGTGACGCTCAATCTCGAACCCGAGGATGTGGCCTATCTCGGTCACGCCACCTTCATCTATCCCGGCCTGACCGCGCTGGAGAACCTGCGGTTTTGGGGAGCCATGTACGGCCTGACGCCTTCCCGCGACGAACTCATGGCCCTGCTGGCGAGGGTCGGGCTTGAACGGGCGGCAGAGGAAAAGGCCGGATCGTTCTCGCGCGGCATGGCTCAGCGGCTCAATCTGGCGCGCATCTATCAGGCCGACCCCAAGCTCATCTTTCTCGATGAACCGGGCACCGGCCTCGACCCGGCCTCCCTGCGAAGACTGCGCCAGGAGATAACCTCCCTGCGCGACCGGGGCGTGTCCGTGGTCTGGATCAGCCACCATGTGACCGAGGACGCGGCCCTGGCCGACGACGTCCTCGCCCTCGGCGGGCGCAAGGTGGAATATTTCGGCCCGGCTTCGGGCTTCACTCCGGAGGGCGCATGTTGA
- a CDS encoding heme exporter protein CcmB, translated as MLRRTVLIAKKDLRLSLSGGQGLVQAVLLGLLLIFLFSLSKPLDGAISPQAAGAIFWLASAFGLVLVFNDLFAIEEANGARIGILASPAPVHSVWLGKGLAGFGLLFVSQLVFLPATAAFLGQSVHGPWWLLAVTLLGADLGLVIIGALLGALSQGQAARESLLSVIVFPLLLPVLLAGITLFGLCFSPEHTMGYDKWLDLIFAFDCLFGGAGLFLFPFVYSGEE; from the coding sequence ATGTTGAGGCGTACGGTTCTCATCGCGAAGAAGGACCTTCGGCTTTCCCTGTCCGGAGGGCAGGGGTTGGTCCAGGCGGTCCTGCTCGGCCTGTTGCTTATCTTTCTGTTTTCCCTCTCCAAGCCGCTCGACGGAGCCATTTCGCCTCAGGCAGCGGGCGCGATTTTCTGGCTGGCCTCGGCTTTCGGACTGGTCCTGGTCTTCAACGACCTGTTCGCCATCGAGGAGGCCAACGGGGCGCGCATCGGCATTCTGGCCTCGCCAGCGCCGGTGCACTCCGTCTGGTTGGGCAAGGGATTGGCCGGTTTCGGCCTTCTGTTCGTTTCCCAGCTCGTGTTTCTTCCGGCCACGGCGGCCTTTCTCGGCCAGTCGGTCCACGGGCCGTGGTGGCTGCTGGCGGTCACGCTGCTCGGCGCCGATCTCGGGCTGGTCATCATAGGGGCGCTGCTCGGGGCGTTGTCCCAGGGGCAGGCGGCCCGGGAGTCCCTGCTCTCGGTCATCGTGTTCCCGCTTCTGCTGCCCGTGCTTCTGGCCGGGATAACCCTGTTCGGCCTGTGTTTCTCGCCTGAGCACACCATGGGGTACGACAAGTGGCTCGACCTGATATTCGCCTTTGACTGCCTGTTCGGCGGGGCCGGGTTGTTTCTGTTCCCGTTCGTCTACAGTGGGGAAGAGTAG